The nucleotide sequence TGTCGATCTGCTGTGGCCCTGCCCGGCCACTCCCGCCGATCTGGACAGGCTGCTGCGGGCATTGACCCGTATCGGCGCGCGGGGCTTGCCACGCATCGACGGAGAAATCGTCCGGCAGGGCGCGGCCGTGCAGTGGGCGGAACTGGCGCGGGCACAGGCCGATACACCGCTGCTGGTCAAGACGCTGGACGGCTCGCGCCTGTGGGCGCGCGAGCGCTGGCACCATGCAGGGGCGGCATCGTGACGCCCTGCGTTCAAGCCCTCGCGGCGCCGGCGGCGGCCGCCTTCCTCCCGGGCGCGTGCAACGGCACCTTCCGCGATGTCGAGGACATCGCCGTGCTGGCCCAGGATGCCCTGCTGTCGGAGGTGCACACCTGGCCCAAGCCCGGACTGGTTTCGCATATCGACGCCGGCAGCCACGACGACATGGACTGCTCGACTTTCGAAGCCAGCGCGGAGAGCCTGCTCCCCTACTTCCGCGACATCGCCGCCGCCGGCGCCGCCGGCATGGCGATGCACGGCCTGCGCGCGCTGGGCATCCAGGCGGAACACGCCATGATGGCGGCGACGGGCGGCGTCAACACGCACCGCGGCGCGATTTTCGGCGTGGGGCTGCTGTGCGCGGCGGCAGGCTATCGCGAACGCATGGGCGTATCGGATACGCTGGGCGACATCGTCGCCTGGCGTTGGGGCGCCAGTATCCTGGGCGGTCCGCGGCCCGCGGATAGCAATGGGATATCGGTGTTGCGCCGCTATGGCGCCGGCGGGGCCCGCGCCGAAGCCGCCGCGGGGTTTCCCAGCCTGTACCGCATCGCGCTGCCCGCCCTGCGCCAGGCGCGCCTGCTGCGGCCAAGGGATTCCGAGGCGCAGCGGGTGCAGGCCTTGTTCGCCCTGGTGGCCGAAGTCGAAGACACCAATCTCCTGCATCGCGGCGGCCCGCTTGGCGGTTCGTGGGCGCGCGCGGCCGCGCGGTCCTTCCTGGTGCGTGGCGGCATTGCGCGGCCCGACTGGCGCGAATCGGCGGCTGCCATCCATCGGGAATTCGTGGCGCGCCGCCTTTCCCCGGGCGGATGCGCGGACCTGCTGGCGATGGCCCTGTTCGTCGATAGCGTGGGAGATTGAAATGCGGCCGCCCCTGATCGCCATTCTGTGCTCGGGCCAGGGCGGGCAGCACCGCGACATGTTCGCGGTCAGCGGCCAGGCCGAGGAAGCGCAAGCCATCTTCCAGCAGGCGGCGCCCTGGTTCGATGGCATGGATCCACGGGATTTCGTACGCACGGCGCCGCCGGACAGCTTGTACAGCAACCGCGCGGGCCAGCTGCTTTGCTGTGTGCAGGCGCTGGCGGCCTGGGCCGCGCTGGAGCCGATGCGGCCCGCCCGCGCCATCATCGCCGGCTACAGCATCGGCGAACTGGCGGCGTGGGGTTGCGCCGGGGCCTTGCCCGTGGCCACGGTGCTGGAACTGGCCGCGGCGCGCGCGCAGGCCATGGATGCCGCCGCGCCGCCGGACAGCGGCATGCTGGCCGTCGTCGGCCTGGACCGCGCCACCCTGGCGCCGTGGCTGGCGCGCGGTGGCGCCTGGATCGCTATCGTGAACGATGTCGACCACTTCGTCCTGGCCGGCGATGCCGGCGCGCTGTCGGCCATAGAGGATGACGCCAGGCGCGCCGGCGCCCGCCGCGTCGCCATGCTGCACGTGGGGGTCCCTTCGCATTCGCCCCTGTTGGCCGTGGCGCGCGACCGCTACGCCGAACGGCTGGCGACCGTGCAGGCGCGGCTGCCCACGCCGCAGGCACGCCTGCTTTCCGGCATCGACGGCGAGCCAGTCCGCGCCATCGGCCCCGGCCTGGACAAGCTGGCGGCGCAGATCTCGCAATCGCTGGACTGGTCCGCCTGCCTGGACAGTTGCATCGACGCCGGCGCGGTGGCGGCGCTGGAGCTGGGGCCTGGCGACGCCTTGTGCCGCATGTGGGAAGGCCGCTGCCCGGAGCGCGCCGCCCGCGCCGTCGATCACTTCCGCCATCCGCAAGGCCTGCGGGAATGGCTGGACCGCGTGTACCGGGATTCTGGGCGATAATCCGTCATCGTCCGTGGGGCGCGCGCACGCCATGATAGACACCCAGTTGCTTCCCGCTTTCATCGCCGTCGCGGAAACCGGCAGCTTCACGCAGGCGGCGGCGCGCACGGGGCTCAGCCAATCGTCCGTCAGCCAACGCGTGCGGCGCCTGGAAGACGGCCTGGGCACGACGCTCTTCCTGCGCGACACCCACCGCGTCGAATTGACGGCAGCGGGCGCCACCCTGCTGGAATACGCCCGCTCGCTGCTCGGCACCCTGGAAGAAGCGGAACTGCGCGTGCGCGACTCGTCGCTGTCCGGCAACGTGCGGCTTGGCATCGCGGAAGACATCGCCCTGTCCAGGCTGCCGCGGATCCTGCAGACATATCGCCGTGCCCACGCCAATGTCGTGCTGCACGTCGAGGTGGACATGAGCCTGAAGCTGCTCGATCGCGCGGAAAAGCGCGAGTTCGACCTGGTGCTCGCCAAGCGCCTGAGCGAGCGGCATCATCCTTCCCTGTCGCCCATCCACTCCGAGCCGCTGGTATGGGTGGGCGCGACCGGCGCGGAAGGCATCGCCCGGCGGCGGCCCCTGCCCCTGGCCCTGTACTTCGACCCCAGCGTGACGCGGCGGCTGGTCCTGGAAAAACTGAAGGACTCGGGCATCCCGTATAGCGTCGTCCACGCCAGCTGGAGCATGGCGGGCATCCACGCGGGCGTCATGGCCGGCCTGGGCATTACCGCCTGTGGCCGCGGCTTCGTGCCGCATACCCTGAGCACCCTGGATGCCGCGGAGTACGGCTTGCCGCAACTGCCGCCATTGGAGTTCGTATTGGTGCGGCGCCAGGGCGAACTGAGCCGGGCCGCACGGGAACTGGCCGCGCTGATCGAGCGAAATCCGCTGGCGCTGGAGTATCCGCGGCTGCCGGGACTGCACGGGTCGCGGCCAGGGTACTAGCCGGCGCGCGGCGATATCCAAGCCTCGGCGCGGGGCCGCGATGCGCGCCACCCCGCGGCCTGTTTTTTCAGCGCAGCCCCGTCTTCAGCGTTTCACGGTATGCCAGCACCGCCAGCAAGGTCAGTATGGCGGCACCGATGACGATCCAGGAAGGCGAATACAGATTGCCCGTACGCGCCACGAAGTACGTCGCCAGGAAGGGTGCCGTGCCGCCGAGCAGCGTAACCGGTATGTTCAGGCTGACCGACAGGCCGGTATAGCGCAGCTTGGTGGGCATGATCTCCGACATGGCGCATAGCGCGGTGGCCGAATGCGGCGCGAAGGCCAGGCCCATCAGGCACAGTGCGAATACCGTCTGGTTGAAATCCCGCGGATCCAGCAGGTGAAAGGCGGGGTAGGTGACCAGCGCGACCGCCAGCGCGCTGATCAACATCAGGGGCTTGCGGCCCACGATGTCGCTGAGCAGCGCGAAGAAAGGCAGCAGCGCGCAGTAGAAAACCATGCTGTACAGATTCGCGCGCTGCGCGTCGGCCAGCGTAAAGCCCAGCACCTTGGCCAGATAGGTGGGCGTATAGATGTAGTAAATGTAGATGCACGCCGACGGCGCGGAGATCAAACCCATGCCGATCAGTATGGCCTTCCACTCCTTCTTCAGCCCTGTCAGCAAGGGGGCCTTCTCCACCGCGTGATGTTCCTGGACGGAGGTAAAGTGCGGCGTCTCTTCCAGCTTCAGGCGCAGGTACAGGCCCACCAGCCCCAGCGGTACGCCCGCCAGGAAGGGTAGTCGCCAGCCCCAGGCATGCAGCTGCTCGGTGGTCAGCGTACCGGTAATCAGCGATGCCACGCCGCCGCCCACCAGCAGGGCCAGGCCGATGGTGAAGGTCTGCCAGCCCGTATAGAAGCCGCGCCGGTTGGCGGGCGCGTATTCGGAGATGAAAGACGTGGCGCCCCCGTACTCGCCGCCCACGGATATGCCCTGGATCAACCTGGCCACCGTCAGCAGGATGGGCGCGGCGATGCCGATGGAGGCGTAGGTCGGCATCAGGCCGATGACGGTCGTGGCCGCGGCGATCAGGATGATGGCGGCCGCCAGGGGGGTCTTGCGGCCGTAGCGGTCGCCCAGGTGGCCGAACACGATGCCGCCGATGGGCCGGGACGCATAGCTGATGGCGAAGACGGCGAAGGTCAGCAGCAGGCTGGCCGCGGGATCGTCCGCCGGAAAGAACAGCTGCGCGATCACGGGCGCGAAATACCCGTAGATAACGAAATCGAAGTATTCGATGAAGTTGCCGATGCAGGCGGCCACCAGTGCCCGCTTGTGCTGCGCGGTGACGGGTCGGCCGGGCGATAAGGCGCTGGCTGCGGTTTGCATAAAGTCTCCCTGGGATGTTTTCGAATAATGTGGTCTTCCGCCGGCACCGGATCGGCCTCGGCGGGATACGGTTGCGGCGGCAAGGCGCCGCGATATGGCGGGCCCGCCTATGCCAGCGTGCTGCCGCCGTCCACCACCAGCTCCGCGCCGTTCATATGGCGCGACGCCGGCGACAACAGAAACGCCACCGCTTGCGCCACGTCGGCCGGCTCCCCGTACGGCGCCGCCACGGCGCGCTGGATGGCTCCCCGCGCGTTGGCGGCGGGCGGGCCGGCGCCGGGCGGACCCGCCCTCCCTTGCGCCATGGCGTCGATGGCATCGATCATCGCGGTGCGCGTGGGGCCCGGCAGCACGGCGTTGACGCGCACGCCGCTGCCCACCGTCTCCAATGCGGCGCTGCGCACCAGCCCCAGCACGGCATGCTTGCTGGCGACGTAGGCCGCCAGCCGCGCGCGTCCACGTATGGACGACGTGGACGCCACCGCGACGAAGCTGCCGTCTCCGCCCCGCCGCAAGGCCGGCAGGCCGTGCTTCAGGACAAGAAAGGTCCCCGTCGCGTTGACCGCCATCGTCCGCGTGTACATGTCCAGGGGATAGTCCGCGATGGGCAGGACCGCGCCGGGAACGCCCGCGTTGCTGACCACGCCGTCCAATCGCCCGTGCCGCTCCACCACATGCCGCACGGCGTCGGCCACCTCCTGTTCCCGCGTGACATCCAGCCGCAAGGTCTCGGCGCCCAGCATCGATGCGTCGCACTGTCGCCGCAGGCCATCCAGCATCGCCGGATCGCGGTCGGTGAGCACCACGCGCCATCCCTGGCCGGCCAGGGCAAGCGCGATGGCGCTGCCGATACCGCCGCCCGCCCCCGTCAGCAGGACGACGCGATGGCCTTGCTCCCGCTGCGCCATGTCAGGGGATCAGCCGCTTCAGCAGGCGCCGGTCTTCCACGGCGAACCCCCCGCCATACACGTCCGAGGTCATGAAGTGCGCGCCCAGTACCTCCGGCTCCAGATCCGCGATGGGGTCGTACTGGCTGGGATGCAGGGTCCAGTCGATGCGGCCGGGCAGCGGCCGGGTGTAGCGCAGGGGCGTGCGGCGATACACCACATCCGCGTAGGCGGTGCCGACCTTTTCCGGATCCGGCAGGCGCCGCACATGGATTTCGCCGCCGGGCTGTTCGGCCTCGTCGGTCAGCATGACCAGCGGCGCATCGGGATCCGGCGTGAAGCGGTAGTCGACCAGCGGCACATTGCGGCGGCGCACCCAGCCGCTGACCTTGCCGTCCGGCGTTTCATCGAAAGCGTAGTGCGTGTCCTTCTTGGTATAGCCGAACAGTTCGCGGCCGGCACAAATGCCCATGGGATCGCTGCAATACATGAAGATATGGGTCTGTGTGAACAGATCCTGGAAACGCACGGGCACGGTCACCATCAGGTCGAACATCTGGCCGGCATGGATTGCAAGGGTGTGGCCCGGCGAGAGCATGAAGCGGAACGCCACGCGGTCGTTGACGACCTCGAACGGTGTGTCGGCCAGCAGCTTTTCCACCTTGCGGCGGTCGACGCGGGTCACTACCTCCAGCGTGCGCAGCGGGCATTCCCATTCCACCGGATAGGCCGGCGAGTACGGCGGGTTGACGCCGCTGCCTTCGTGCATCTTGTAGTTTCCGAACATCGGGGTCATGCGTGGTCTCCTTGTTGCTTGAATGCGGTATAGGGATTCACGATCAGGTCGGGACTGGCGTCCTGGACGCGGGTCAATCCGCACAGGGTCATGGTGGATTCCAGTTCCCGCCGCAGGATGTCCAGGCAGCGCGCCACGCCCGCCTGGCCATAGGCGCCCAGCCCGTACATATAGGCGCGGCCGATGAACGCCGCGTTGGCGCCCAGCGCCAGGGCGCGCAGGACATCCTGGCCGCTGCGCACGCCGCCGTCCAGGTAGATCTCGGCACGGCCGCCCACGGCCTGCGCCACCGCGGGCAAGG is from Bordetella bronchialis and encodes:
- the mdcB gene encoding triphosphoribosyl-dephospho-CoA synthase MdcB, which encodes MAVLAQDALLSEVHTWPKPGLVSHIDAGSHDDMDCSTFEASAESLLPYFRDIAAAGAAGMAMHGLRALGIQAEHAMMAATGGVNTHRGAIFGVGLLCAAAGYRERMGVSDTLGDIVAWRWGASILGGPRPADSNGISVLRRYGAGGARAEAAAGFPSLYRIALPALRQARLLRPRDSEAQRVQALFALVAEVEDTNLLHRGGPLGGSWARAAARSFLVRGGIARPDWRESAAAIHREFVARRLSPGGCADLLAMALFVDSVGD
- a CDS encoding acyltransferase domain-containing protein, which encodes MRPPLIAILCSGQGGQHRDMFAVSGQAEEAQAIFQQAAPWFDGMDPRDFVRTAPPDSLYSNRAGQLLCCVQALAAWAALEPMRPARAIIAGYSIGELAAWGCAGALPVATVLELAAARAQAMDAAAPPDSGMLAVVGLDRATLAPWLARGGAWIAIVNDVDHFVLAGDAGALSAIEDDARRAGARRVAMLHVGVPSHSPLLAVARDRYAERLATVQARLPTPQARLLSGIDGEPVRAIGPGLDKLAAQISQSLDWSACLDSCIDAGAVAALELGPGDALCRMWEGRCPERAARAVDHFRHPQGLREWLDRVYRDSGR
- a CDS encoding LysR family transcriptional regulator; protein product: MIDTQLLPAFIAVAETGSFTQAAARTGLSQSSVSQRVRRLEDGLGTTLFLRDTHRVELTAAGATLLEYARSLLGTLEEAELRVRDSSLSGNVRLGIAEDIALSRLPRILQTYRRAHANVVLHVEVDMSLKLLDRAEKREFDLVLAKRLSERHHPSLSPIHSEPLVWVGATGAEGIARRRPLPLALYFDPSVTRRLVLEKLKDSGIPYSVVHASWSMAGIHAGVMAGLGITACGRGFVPHTLSTLDAAEYGLPQLPPLEFVLVRRQGELSRAARELAALIERNPLALEYPRLPGLHGSRPGY
- a CDS encoding MFS transporter; its protein translation is MQTAASALSPGRPVTAQHKRALVAACIGNFIEYFDFVIYGYFAPVIAQLFFPADDPAASLLLTFAVFAISYASRPIGGIVFGHLGDRYGRKTPLAAAIILIAAATTVIGLMPTYASIGIAAPILLTVARLIQGISVGGEYGGATSFISEYAPANRRGFYTGWQTFTIGLALLVGGGVASLITGTLTTEQLHAWGWRLPFLAGVPLGLVGLYLRLKLEETPHFTSVQEHHAVEKAPLLTGLKKEWKAILIGMGLISAPSACIYIYYIYTPTYLAKVLGFTLADAQRANLYSMVFYCALLPFFALLSDIVGRKPLMLISALAVALVTYPAFHLLDPRDFNQTVFALCLMGLAFAPHSATALCAMSEIMPTKLRYTGLSVSLNIPVTLLGGTAPFLATYFVARTGNLYSPSWIVIGAAILTLLAVLAYRETLKTGLR
- a CDS encoding SDR family NAD(P)-dependent oxidoreductase — translated: MAQREQGHRVVLLTGAGGGIGSAIALALAGQGWRVVLTDRDPAMLDGLRRQCDASMLGAETLRLDVTREQEVADAVRHVVERHGRLDGVVSNAGVPGAVLPIADYPLDMYTRTMAVNATGTFLVLKHGLPALRRGGDGSFVAVASTSSIRGRARLAAYVASKHAVLGLVRSAALETVGSGVRVNAVLPGPTRTAMIDAIDAMAQGRAGPPGAGPPAANARGAIQRAVAAPYGEPADVAQAVAFLLSPASRHMNGAELVVDGGSTLA
- a CDS encoding acetoacetate decarboxylase family protein, whose amino-acid sequence is MTPMFGNYKMHEGSGVNPPYSPAYPVEWECPLRTLEVVTRVDRRKVEKLLADTPFEVVNDRVAFRFMLSPGHTLAIHAGQMFDLMVTVPVRFQDLFTQTHIFMYCSDPMGICAGRELFGYTKKDTHYAFDETPDGKVSGWVRRRNVPLVDYRFTPDPDAPLVMLTDEAEQPGGEIHVRRLPDPEKVGTAYADVVYRRTPLRYTRPLPGRIDWTLHPSQYDPIADLEPEVLGAHFMTSDVYGGGFAVEDRRLLKRLIP